In Myxococcus stipitatus, the following are encoded in one genomic region:
- a CDS encoding efflux RND transporter permease subunit: MSGPGGESGAPPSDPRQAERARDEVLVRTKHNTARYFTEKRQVAWVFLVFTLAWGIYGYIKMPKAKDPVIAVRVAVATCVWPGAEAEKIEQLVTRRIEQKISENASVEKIESISRTSLSVVYVTLKEDVTDRAKEFDDIQGRLDTLRDLPNGAGPVQFLKDFGDTATLMLTVASPQANGVELELRSRAIARAIEEVRSGAKAQGSRATVVVSFPPSINATSMQRLGDQARQFFDTLPDTSDARFIQSPGFIGVDMATTLGDAALLEHLRTFAQDHLSISELHPDVWRPIVVRDPKETLARLTRNAGDRYTHRQLDDFTDTIQRHLQRLPVVSKVTRAGVLPEKIFLEYSQERLASYGIQASGLTNVISARNITAPGGILEIGGKSITIDPSGELTSETQLNDIIATRSSAGTPVYLRDLVDIRRDYQSPPRFLNYLDARNAQGHFVRSRAITLAINMRPGEQIDHFGKVVNDELAHVERLLPEDLVIRRTSDQPLQVKENVALFMSSLYEAIILVVLVALIGFWEWRTALLLALSIPITLAMTFGLMHLFGVDIQQISIASLIIALGLLVDDPVVASDAIKHSLSMGWKPRIAAWLGPTKLATAILFATLTNIAAYLPFLSLPGDTGRFIRTLPIVLTLSLVASRIVSMTFIPLLGSTLLRAPAEDEAASRSTRGFARRYQQVVGWAIDHRFLVAGIATALLVVGALVGTRIRSAFFPKDLSYLSYVDVWLPEDATLTATRDTAREATRIIQEVSENYGQAHPGDDGKPRRVLESVTEFIGGGGPRFWFSVAPELQQLNYAQLVVQVRDKEDTRVLVPLFQDALSRRIAGARIDVRELETGKPVGIPVSVRVSGEDVAQLRAIAEQAKALFRAIPGTARTRDDWGSDTFSVKLEVDPDRANLAGVTNLDVALSSAAAMNGMTVGQLREGIHQIDIVARLRAEERARLGDIENLYVSSQSGPQKVPLRQVSQITYSLQTEKIRRRGQFRTVTIATFPQQGVLPSEILKEAKPGLDALQRSLPIGYTLEIGGEAEEQKKTFGSMVVVLGLLIAAIYVMLTIQFKNAIKPLVVFATLPFGAVAAMVSLVVMGAPFSFMAFLGIISLMGVIVSHIIVLFDYIEEAHERGESLRESLIDAGVHRLRPVLVTVAATVLGLIPLALHGGPLWQPLCYAQIGGLTAATVLTLLLVPVLYTLFVRDLRWIRWEETSHDASGTG, translated from the coding sequence TTGAGCGGGCCGGGTGGAGAGTCCGGCGCGCCGCCCTCCGATCCGCGGCAAGCGGAGCGCGCACGTGACGAGGTGCTGGTCCGCACCAAACACAACACCGCGCGCTACTTCACCGAGAAGCGCCAGGTGGCCTGGGTGTTCCTCGTCTTCACCCTGGCCTGGGGCATCTACGGCTACATCAAGATGCCCAAGGCGAAGGACCCCGTCATCGCCGTGCGCGTCGCGGTGGCAACCTGCGTCTGGCCCGGCGCGGAGGCGGAGAAGATTGAACAGCTCGTCACGCGCCGCATCGAGCAGAAGATCTCCGAGAACGCCAGCGTCGAGAAGATCGAATCCATCAGCCGCACCAGCCTGTCCGTCGTCTACGTCACGTTGAAGGAGGACGTGACGGACCGGGCCAAGGAGTTCGACGACATCCAGGGACGGCTCGACACCCTCCGGGACCTGCCCAACGGCGCGGGCCCCGTGCAGTTCCTGAAGGACTTCGGCGACACCGCCACGCTGATGCTGACGGTGGCGAGTCCCCAGGCCAACGGCGTCGAACTGGAGCTGCGCTCGCGCGCCATCGCCCGCGCCATCGAGGAGGTTCGCTCCGGCGCGAAGGCCCAGGGCTCCCGAGCCACCGTGGTGGTGAGCTTCCCGCCCTCCATCAACGCGACGTCCATGCAGCGGCTGGGAGACCAGGCTCGCCAGTTCTTCGACACGCTCCCGGACACGAGCGATGCCCGCTTCATCCAGAGTCCCGGGTTCATCGGCGTGGACATGGCGACCACGCTGGGGGATGCGGCCCTGCTGGAGCACCTGCGCACCTTCGCGCAGGACCACCTGAGCATCTCCGAGCTCCACCCGGATGTCTGGCGTCCCATCGTCGTCCGGGACCCGAAGGAGACGCTGGCCCGGCTGACCCGGAACGCGGGAGACCGCTACACCCACCGGCAGCTCGACGACTTCACCGACACGATTCAGCGCCACCTCCAGCGCTTGCCCGTCGTCTCCAAGGTCACTCGCGCGGGGGTGCTCCCGGAGAAGATCTTCCTCGAGTACTCCCAGGAGCGGCTCGCCTCCTATGGCATCCAGGCGTCGGGGCTCACCAATGTCATCTCCGCGCGCAACATCACCGCGCCCGGCGGAATCCTGGAGATTGGGGGCAAGAGCATCACCATCGACCCGTCGGGGGAGCTCACCAGCGAGACGCAACTGAATGACATCATCGCCACCCGGAGCAGCGCGGGCACCCCCGTCTACCTGCGCGACCTGGTGGACATCCGGCGCGACTACCAGAGCCCGCCGCGCTTCTTGAACTACCTGGACGCGAGGAACGCGCAAGGCCACTTCGTCCGCAGCCGCGCCATCACCCTGGCCATCAACATGCGGCCTGGCGAGCAGATCGACCACTTCGGCAAGGTGGTGAACGACGAACTCGCCCACGTGGAGCGGCTCCTCCCGGAGGACCTGGTCATCCGCCGCACGTCGGACCAGCCGCTCCAGGTGAAGGAGAACGTCGCGCTGTTCATGTCGTCGCTGTACGAGGCCATCATCCTGGTCGTCCTCGTGGCGCTCATCGGCTTCTGGGAGTGGCGCACCGCCCTGCTGCTCGCGCTGTCCATCCCCATCACCCTGGCGATGACGTTCGGGCTGATGCACCTATTCGGCGTGGACATCCAGCAGATCTCCATCGCCTCACTCATCATCGCGCTGGGGTTGTTGGTGGATGACCCGGTGGTCGCCAGCGACGCCATCAAGCACTCGCTGTCCATGGGCTGGAAGCCTCGCATCGCCGCGTGGCTCGGTCCGACGAAGCTGGCCACCGCCATCCTCTTCGCCACCCTCACCAACATCGCCGCCTACCTGCCCTTCCTCTCGCTTCCCGGCGACACCGGCCGCTTCATCCGCACGTTGCCTATCGTCCTCACCTTGTCGCTGGTCGCCTCGCGCATCGTGTCGATGACGTTCATCCCCCTGCTGGGGTCGACGCTCCTACGCGCCCCCGCCGAGGACGAAGCCGCATCACGCTCCACGCGAGGCTTCGCGCGGCGCTATCAGCAGGTGGTGGGCTGGGCCATCGACCACCGGTTCCTCGTCGCCGGCATCGCCACGGCGCTGCTCGTCGTGGGGGCCCTCGTGGGGACTCGCATCCGCTCCGCCTTCTTCCCCAAGGACCTCTCCTACCTGTCCTATGTGGACGTCTGGCTCCCCGAGGACGCCACCCTCACGGCGACCCGGGACACCGCGCGCGAGGCCACTCGCATCATCCAGGAGGTCTCCGAGAACTACGGACAGGCGCATCCGGGTGACGACGGAAAACCTCGGCGTGTGCTTGAGTCCGTGACGGAGTTCATCGGCGGCGGAGGCCCGCGCTTCTGGTTCTCGGTGGCGCCGGAGCTCCAGCAGCTCAACTACGCGCAGCTCGTCGTCCAGGTCCGCGACAAGGAGGACACACGGGTGCTCGTGCCGCTGTTCCAGGATGCGCTGTCGCGCAGAATCGCGGGCGCGCGCATCGACGTGCGCGAGTTGGAGACAGGCAAGCCCGTGGGCATCCCCGTGTCCGTCCGCGTGTCCGGCGAGGACGTCGCCCAGCTGAGAGCCATCGCCGAGCAGGCCAAGGCGCTCTTCCGCGCCATCCCTGGCACGGCCCGCACCCGCGACGACTGGGGCAGCGACACCTTCTCCGTGAAGCTGGAAGTGGACCCCGACCGCGCCAACCTCGCCGGCGTCACCAACCTGGATGTGGCGCTCTCCTCCGCCGCGGCGATGAACGGCATGACGGTGGGACAGCTTCGCGAGGGGATTCATCAAATCGACATCGTCGCGAGGCTGCGCGCGGAGGAGCGTGCTCGGCTGGGCGACATCGAGAACCTGTACGTCAGCTCCCAGAGCGGGCCGCAGAAGGTCCCCCTCCGTCAGGTCTCGCAAATCACCTACTCGTTGCAGACGGAGAAGATTCGCCGTCGAGGCCAGTTCCGGACCGTCACCATCGCCACGTTTCCGCAGCAGGGAGTGCTGCCCTCGGAGATCCTGAAGGAGGCGAAGCCCGGGCTCGACGCGCTCCAGCGCAGCCTGCCCATCGGCTACACGCTGGAGATTGGAGGCGAGGCCGAGGAACAGAAGAAGACCTTCGGCAGCATGGTCGTCGTCCTGGGACTGCTCATCGCCGCCATCTACGTGATGCTCACCATCCAGTTCAAGAACGCCATCAAACCCCTGGTCGTCTTCGCGACGCTGCCCTTTGGCGCCGTGGCGGCGATGGTGTCCCTGGTCGTGATGGGCGCGCCGTTCAGCTTCATGGCCTTCCTGGGCATCATCAGCCTGATGGGGGTCATCGTCAGTCACATCATCGTCCTCTTCGACTACATCGAAGAGGCCCACGAGCGCGGCGAGTCCCTGCGCGAGTCGCTCATCGACGCAGGGGTGCACCGCCTCAGGCCCGTGCTGGTGACGGTGGCCGCGACGGTGCTGGGACTCATCCCCCTGGCGCTGCATGGCGGGCCGCTGTGGCAGCCCTTGTGCTACGCGCAGATTGGTGGCCTCACCGCGGCCACGGTGTTGACGTTGCTGCTCGTCCCGGTCCTCTACACGCTCTTCGTCAGGGACTTGCGATGGATACGTTGGGAGGAGACCTCGCACGACGCGTCCGGCACGGGATGA